In one Hymenobacter sp. DG25B genomic region, the following are encoded:
- a CDS encoding DUF2939 domain-containing protein, giving the protein MKKLLLIAVLAAVGIGGYLYYKRLVGGPEYALMQAVKAAKMHDVATFEHYVDLHTLTDDLVEQMTDQRVMEAIPGGGSMLMQGALRLLKPQLGQVARQEIVRYIEANPSGAATRPALPVKVLGMAGAIISPDSRFKGIKYNQRQGNDALVGLEFTQPRYDTTLVLEVKLQNQGDHWQVKQITNGGELARQVAQLEKQRTQKR; this is encoded by the coding sequence ATGAAGAAATTATTGCTCATAGCCGTGCTGGCAGCTGTAGGAATAGGTGGCTATCTGTATTACAAGCGGCTGGTAGGCGGGCCGGAATACGCGCTGATGCAAGCTGTGAAAGCGGCAAAAATGCACGACGTAGCCACGTTTGAGCACTACGTAGACCTGCATACTCTAACCGATGACCTGGTAGAGCAGATGACCGACCAGCGCGTAATGGAAGCTATTCCGGGCGGAGGAAGCATGCTGATGCAAGGCGCCCTGCGCTTGCTTAAACCGCAGCTGGGCCAGGTAGCCCGGCAGGAGATAGTGCGCTACATTGAAGCCAACCCTAGCGGGGCGGCGACACGGCCGGCACTACCCGTGAAGGTGCTGGGAATGGCCGGCGCCATTATCAGTCCCGATAGTCGCTTTAAAGGCATCAAGTACAATCAGCGCCAGGGCAACGACGCGCTGGTAGGCCTGGAATTCACGCAGCCCCGCTACGATACTACGCTGGTACTGGAGGTAAAGCTGCAAAACCAGGGCGACCACTGGCAAGTGAAGCAGATAACCAACGGGGGCGAGCTAGCCCGGCAGGTAGCGCAACTAGAGAAGCAACGGACCCAAAAAAGGTAA
- a CDS encoding TraR/DksA family transcriptional regulator, whose product MSEETLRYSREELAEFEAIIQDKLTAARKEVAFIKETLSRKNDSGTDNTASSSKVLEDGADTAEKESLNQLGARQMKFIQQLENALVRIKNGTYGVCIGTGKLIPKERLRAVPHTQHSIEAKMARRD is encoded by the coding sequence ATGAGTGAAGAAACCCTACGCTATTCCAGGGAAGAACTGGCCGAGTTTGAGGCGATTATTCAAGACAAACTCACCGCTGCCCGCAAGGAAGTAGCTTTCATCAAAGAAACACTGAGCCGCAAGAACGATTCGGGTACGGACAACACCGCTTCTTCCTCTAAAGTGCTGGAAGATGGCGCCGATACCGCCGAAAAGGAAAGCCTGAACCAGTTGGGCGCCCGGCAGATGAAATTCATCCAGCAGTTGGAAAATGCGCTGGTACGCATCAAAAATGGCACTTATGGCGTGTGCATTGGCACCGGCAAGCTCATCCCCAAGGAGCGCCTGCGGGCCGTACCGCATACCCAACATTCCATTGAAGCCAAAATGGCTCGGCGCGACTAA
- a CDS encoding tetratricopeptide repeat protein, whose protein sequence is MSKIPYTRNSPLNRSQVNQVPADPSQPNPEALNPEHPLLEDPDALAARLAGSEDFVRSNKNVLLGILTVVILAVVGAFGWYTWRNKQDEKAQAALFQAVNYWEADSVKKAMKGDGQYEGLEAVASEYGSTKAGNLANFYAGAASLKEGKFQQAIDYLQDFSSDDELLQARAYALQGDANLELGKTKEAADLYEKAADYKANEYFSPSYLLKQATALELAKDNAAAVTVYDKILTEYPAAAEANEAKQYKARAQGLAGGK, encoded by the coding sequence ATGTCAAAGATTCCCTACACGCGGAACAGTCCGCTGAACCGCAGCCAGGTAAACCAGGTGCCTGCCGACCCCTCGCAGCCCAATCCGGAAGCCCTCAATCCGGAGCACCCGCTGTTGGAAGATCCGGATGCGCTGGCCGCCCGCCTGGCTGGCTCGGAAGATTTCGTACGGAGCAACAAAAATGTTCTGCTCGGCATTCTGACCGTAGTTATTCTGGCAGTAGTAGGAGCTTTTGGCTGGTATACCTGGCGTAATAAGCAGGATGAAAAAGCGCAAGCTGCTCTTTTTCAGGCAGTTAATTACTGGGAGGCTGATTCCGTGAAAAAAGCCATGAAAGGCGACGGTCAGTACGAAGGGCTGGAAGCAGTAGCATCCGAATACGGCAGCACCAAAGCCGGCAACCTGGCCAACTTTTATGCAGGTGCCGCCTCGCTGAAGGAAGGCAAATTCCAGCAGGCTATAGATTACCTGCAGGACTTCAGCTCCGATGATGAGCTGTTACAAGCCCGCGCTTACGCGCTGCAGGGCGACGCCAACCTGGAGCTGGGCAAAACCAAGGAAGCCGCTGACCTGTACGAAAAGGCTGCCGACTACAAAGCCAACGAATACTTCTCGCCCAGCTATCTGCTGAAGCAGGCTACCGCCCTGGAGCTGGCCAAGGATAACGCCGCGGCCGTAACGGTATACGATAAGATTCTGACCGAATACCCGGCCGCTGCCGAAGCCAACGAGGCCAAGCAATACAAAGCCCGCGCCCAGGGTTTGGCCGGCGGTAAATAA
- the ribH gene encoding 6,7-dimethyl-8-ribityllumazine synthase: protein MATSLKNLSDYTSDHFIDISEKKFGLVVAEWNREITDVLSQGAYDTLLKHGAKAENIYRNTVPGSFELTLGAQLLAQHEEIDAVICLGVVIQGETKHDDYINNAVAQGITQVGLKFNKPVIFGLVTTNTLEQAWDRAGGKHGNKGVEGAVAAIHMLGF from the coding sequence ATGGCCACTTCCCTCAAAAACCTAAGCGACTATACTTCCGACCACTTCATTGACATCAGTGAGAAGAAATTCGGGCTGGTGGTAGCCGAGTGGAACCGCGAGATAACCGACGTCCTCAGCCAGGGAGCCTACGACACCCTGCTGAAGCACGGCGCCAAAGCAGAAAACATCTACCGCAACACGGTGCCCGGAAGCTTTGAGCTAACCCTAGGCGCGCAGCTGCTGGCCCAGCACGAGGAAATAGATGCTGTAATTTGCCTGGGGGTAGTGATTCAGGGCGAAACCAAGCACGACGATTACATCAATAACGCCGTAGCCCAAGGCATTACCCAGGTAGGGTTGAAATTTAACAAGCCCGTCATTTTTGGGCTGGTGACCACCAATACCCTGGAGCAGGCTTGGGACCGGGCGGGCGGCAAGCACGGCAACAAAGGTGTGGAAGGCGCAGTAGCCGCCATTCATATGCTAGGCTTCTAA
- a CDS encoding polyprenyl synthetase family protein — MDLSFFADKLSAGLAQLHYGHQPTALYEPIRYIMGLGGKRIRPLLTLLGAHLFTHDLDPIIKPALATEVFHNFTLLHDDIMDQAPLRRGQPTVHEKWNANVAILSGDVMLVRAYELFFDVRPELLPQVLRRFSQTAAEVCEGQQWDMNFETETQVSIEQYLDMIRLKTAVLLGFALELGALLGGSSQEDADHLRQFGTDIGLAFQLRDDLLDVYGDAATFGKRVGGDIVSDKKTFLLLTAQAQASPAQRTELARYIGQPVSDATAKVEAVRAIYDELAIRSQTEALINTYFQDALHHLERVAAPAERKEPLRLLALQLMERES; from the coding sequence GTGGACCTTTCTTTTTTCGCTGATAAACTCTCCGCTGGCCTGGCCCAGCTGCACTACGGCCACCAGCCTACTGCCCTCTACGAGCCCATCCGCTACATCATGGGGCTGGGGGGCAAGCGCATCCGCCCTCTGCTCACCCTGCTGGGCGCGCACCTCTTCACCCACGACCTCGACCCCATTATCAAACCGGCGCTGGCCACCGAAGTCTTCCACAACTTCACGCTGCTGCACGACGACATCATGGACCAGGCGCCCCTGCGCCGGGGCCAGCCCACGGTACACGAAAAATGGAACGCCAACGTGGCCATTCTGAGCGGCGATGTAATGCTGGTGCGGGCCTACGAGCTGTTTTTTGACGTGCGCCCCGAGCTGCTGCCTCAGGTGCTGCGCCGCTTTTCGCAAACGGCCGCTGAGGTATGCGAAGGCCAGCAGTGGGACATGAATTTTGAAACCGAAACCCAGGTCAGCATTGAGCAATACCTCGATATGATTCGGCTGAAGACAGCCGTGCTGCTGGGCTTTGCCCTGGAGCTGGGTGCTCTGCTGGGCGGTTCTTCTCAGGAAGACGCCGACCACCTGCGCCAGTTCGGTACCGATATCGGGTTGGCCTTCCAACTCCGCGACGACCTGCTGGATGTGTACGGCGACGCTGCCACCTTCGGCAAGCGGGTAGGGGGCGACATCGTTTCCGATAAAAAAACCTTTCTGCTGCTCACCGCTCAGGCCCAGGCCAGCCCCGCCCAGCGCACGGAACTGGCCCGCTACATTGGCCAGCCGGTGTCTGATGCAACGGCTAAAGTGGAGGCCGTGCGCGCCATCTACGATGAGCTGGCAATTCGCTCCCAGACGGAGGCGCTCATCAACACGTACTTTCAGGATGCCCTGCACCATCTGGAGCGGGTGGCGGCTCCCGCTGAGCGCAAGGAACCGCTCCGTCTGCTGGCGCTGCAGCTCATGGAGCGGGAAAGCTAG
- the recF gene encoding DNA replication/repair protein RecF (All proteins in this family for which functions are known are DNA-binding proteins that assist the filamentation of RecA onto DNA for the initiation of recombination or recombinational repair.) produces MILDSLYLLFFKNYDEASLRLSPHINCFVGDNGSGKTNLLDAIHYLCLTKSAFTSADAQSIKQGEEFFVVKGRFRSPPADTLETIQCSLRAGQKKALTHDKQAYERISDHIGKYPVVLISPYDTDLIRQGSEERRKFFDSFISQLDHAYLELLIRYSHLLRQRNSLLKLATERQGGYDRDYLLVLDEQLAPLGEQLTQQRQQFLMEFTPIFQRHYEQLADSREQVTLEYKNQLSDADFGKLLRVNERKDLLLQRTTSGPHKDDFVFLMDGMPVKSYGSQGQQKSYAIALKLAQFEMAAARKGHKPLLLLDDIFDRLDERRITRLLQLVADHTFGQVFLTDTHLERTDRILASLSDQVSRFVVERGSVRAL; encoded by the coding sequence ATGATACTGGATAGTCTGTACCTGTTATTCTTCAAAAACTACGACGAAGCTTCCCTACGGTTGTCTCCGCATATCAACTGTTTCGTGGGAGACAATGGTAGTGGCAAGACGAACCTGTTGGATGCTATCCATTATCTGTGTTTGACGAAAAGTGCCTTTACTTCCGCCGATGCCCAGAGCATTAAGCAGGGAGAAGAGTTCTTCGTGGTGAAGGGACGGTTTCGCTCCCCTCCCGCTGATACCCTGGAAACTATTCAGTGCAGCCTGCGGGCCGGCCAGAAGAAAGCTCTGACCCACGATAAGCAAGCCTACGAGCGGATATCAGACCATATTGGGAAGTACCCGGTGGTGCTTATTTCTCCTTATGATACGGACCTGATTCGGCAGGGCAGCGAGGAACGCCGCAAGTTTTTCGACTCCTTCATCTCGCAGCTTGACCACGCGTATCTGGAACTATTGATCCGCTATTCTCACCTACTCCGGCAGCGCAACTCGTTACTCAAGTTGGCTACCGAGCGCCAGGGCGGTTATGATAGGGACTACCTCCTAGTGCTGGACGAGCAGCTGGCTCCTCTGGGCGAGCAACTCACTCAGCAGCGCCAACAGTTCCTAATGGAGTTCACTCCTATTTTCCAGCGGCACTATGAGCAGCTGGCCGACAGCCGGGAGCAGGTTACTTTGGAGTATAAAAACCAGCTAAGCGACGCTGATTTTGGCAAGCTCCTCCGCGTGAACGAACGAAAGGACCTCCTGCTTCAGCGCACCACCAGCGGCCCCCATAAAGACGACTTTGTCTTTCTTATGGATGGTATGCCCGTAAAGAGCTACGGCTCCCAGGGCCAGCAAAAGTCCTATGCCATTGCCCTGAAGCTGGCCCAGTTTGAAATGGCCGCCGCTCGCAAAGGTCACAAGCCCCTACTCCTGCTCGATGATATCTTTGACCGCCTCGATGAACGCCGTATCACCCGGCTTCTTCAGTTAGTGGCTGATCATACCTTCGGCCAGGTGTTTCTTACGGATACGCACCTAGAGCGCACCGACCGGATCCTGGCTTCGCTCTCTGACCAGGTAAGTAGATTTGTAGTGGAGCGTGGCTCCGTTCGCGCTTTATAA
- a CDS encoding PLD nuclease N-terminal domain-containing protein — MNKLAPYLNRMAVAMPMLALLLVTSSCSRYNANGGLATWGYVLLALDILAMIDVFRQPWSIGKKLLWAAIIFFFPLGGLIIYWLFAGRGKA; from the coding sequence ATGAATAAGCTTGCTCCCTACCTGAACCGTATGGCCGTGGCTATGCCCATGCTGGCCCTGCTCCTGGTTACGTCTTCGTGCAGCCGCTACAATGCCAACGGCGGCCTGGCTACCTGGGGCTACGTGCTGCTGGCGCTGGATATCCTGGCCATGATTGATGTGTTCCGTCAGCCTTGGTCAATTGGTAAAAAGCTGCTGTGGGCCGCTATTATCTTTTTCTTCCCCCTAGGCGGTCTGATAATCTACTGGTTGTTTGCTGGCCGCGGCAAAGCCTAG
- a CDS encoding glycerophosphodiester phosphodiesterase family protein — MPGFLHALSLGVDTLELDVVISADNQVVVSHEPWFSPAICRLPSSLPIPARSEQQHNLYQLPYSAIQQYDCGLTPHPGFPFQQPVAAVKPLLRDVLSQVYHAAQAMGRVLPHFSIEIKSEPAGDGVFHPTPARFLELVMEVVNGSEFYGRTTLLSFDPRILQVAHTRYSSVPLCLLVEDEIPLSAHLAKLGFIPAVYGPRYSLVSAELVATVHALGMRLIPWTVNELETMKALLVLHVDGITTDYPDRLLALLAS; from the coding sequence ATGCCTGGCTTCCTGCATGCCCTTTCCCTAGGTGTAGACACGTTGGAGTTGGATGTGGTTATTTCCGCCGATAATCAAGTGGTAGTATCGCATGAGCCGTGGTTTTCCCCGGCTATCTGCCGCCTGCCTTCTAGCCTTCCTATTCCCGCCAGGTCTGAGCAGCAGCACAACCTTTATCAGCTGCCTTATAGCGCCATTCAGCAATACGACTGTGGGCTGACTCCGCATCCTGGCTTTCCTTTTCAGCAGCCAGTTGCTGCGGTTAAACCCTTACTCCGAGACGTACTCTCGCAGGTATACCATGCGGCCCAGGCTATGGGGCGTGTGCTGCCTCATTTCAGTATTGAAATTAAGAGTGAGCCGGCTGGTGACGGAGTCTTTCATCCTACGCCGGCGCGCTTCCTTGAGCTCGTTATGGAGGTTGTTAATGGGTCGGAATTCTACGGCCGCACCACGCTGCTCAGCTTTGATCCTCGCATCCTGCAGGTAGCGCATACACGGTATTCCTCAGTGCCGCTGTGCCTGCTGGTTGAGGATGAAATTCCCTTGTCGGCTCATCTGGCAAAGCTGGGCTTTATACCCGCAGTCTACGGTCCGCGCTACTCCCTTGTATCGGCCGAGCTGGTAGCGACTGTTCACGCCTTAGGTATGCGCCTTATCCCCTGGACAGTAAATGAGCTTGAGACCATGAAGGCACTCCTGGTTCTGCACGTTGATGGGATTACCACGGATTATCCGGACCGTTTACTGGCGCTGTTAGCCTCCTGA
- a CDS encoding helix-turn-helix domain-containing protein — protein MPHQGEILQEAIKNSGISITRIVEELGITRPTIYRKFKDETLDYAFVKRIGDIISHDFSNDFTLPQQASLPFVTSGYNVTPVTPVTNRHSVTPSSVSLTDQDYAKQLMVLQNKYIALLEAYNELLLKVYGPR, from the coding sequence ATGCCACACCAGGGCGAAATCCTGCAGGAAGCCATTAAAAACAGCGGTATTTCCATTACCCGTATAGTGGAAGAGCTGGGTATTACACGTCCTACTATTTACCGTAAGTTCAAAGATGAGACACTTGATTACGCTTTTGTAAAACGTATCGGTGATATAATTTCGCATGACTTTTCGAACGACTTTACATTACCGCAACAAGCATCTTTACCATTTGTAACATCCGGTTATAATGTTACACCCGTTACACCTGTTACAAATCGTCATTCCGTTACACCTTCTTCTGTATCATTAACTGATCAGGACTATGCCAAGCAGCTAATGGTCCTTCAAAACAAGTACATAGCCTTATTAGAGGCGTACAATGAGTTGCTATTGAAAGTGTATGGTCCGCGCTAA
- the pdhA gene encoding pyruvate dehydrogenase (acetyl-transferring) E1 component subunit alpha, translated as MPPAGAPGSPAPRATSTDKPQFPKETYMQWYEQMMLMRKFEEKAGQLYGQQKIKGFCHLYIGQEACVAGAVSALTKGDKYITAYRDHAHPLALGTSPNAIMAELFAKATGCSKGKGGSMHIFDKSVNFVGGHGIVGAQVPMGAGIAFAEKYNKTGNLCICYMGDGAVRQGALHEAFNMAMLWKLPVIFVVENNGYAMGTSVQRTSNVTELYTLGESYDMPSEPVNAMSVEDVHNAVARAAERARAGEGPTFLEFKTYRYKGHSMSDPAKYRTKEELEDYRSRDTIESVRHTILSNNMATEEDLAAIDEKIKAQVQESVEFAETSPYPTADELFKDVYVQQDYPYIRD; from the coding sequence ATGCCGCCGGCGGGTGCCCCGGGTTCTCCGGCGCCTAGAGCTACGTCTACGGACAAGCCACAGTTTCCGAAGGAGACCTATATGCAGTGGTATGAGCAAATGATGCTCATGCGCAAGTTTGAAGAGAAAGCTGGCCAGCTATACGGCCAGCAGAAGATAAAGGGCTTCTGTCACCTCTACATTGGGCAGGAAGCCTGCGTAGCCGGGGCGGTATCAGCCCTGACCAAAGGCGACAAATACATTACGGCCTACCGCGACCACGCCCACCCGCTGGCGCTGGGCACCTCGCCCAATGCCATCATGGCCGAGCTGTTTGCCAAAGCCACCGGCTGCTCCAAGGGCAAAGGCGGCTCCATGCACATCTTTGATAAGAGCGTGAATTTTGTGGGCGGCCATGGCATTGTAGGAGCGCAGGTTCCGATGGGTGCCGGCATTGCCTTCGCCGAGAAATACAACAAGACCGGCAACCTGTGCATTTGCTATATGGGTGATGGTGCTGTGCGCCAGGGTGCCCTGCACGAAGCCTTCAACATGGCCATGCTGTGGAAGTTGCCGGTTATCTTCGTGGTAGAGAACAACGGCTACGCTATGGGTACTTCCGTGCAGCGCACGTCCAACGTAACGGAGCTGTATACCTTAGGCGAAAGCTACGATATGCCTTCTGAGCCCGTGAATGCCATGAGCGTAGAAGACGTGCACAACGCCGTGGCCCGCGCGGCTGAGCGTGCCCGCGCCGGCGAAGGCCCTACGTTCCTGGAGTTTAAAACCTACCGCTACAAGGGGCACTCCATGAGTGACCCCGCCAAATACCGCACCAAGGAAGAGCTGGAAGATTACCGCTCCCGCGACACCATCGAGTCGGTACGCCACACCATCCTCAGCAACAATATGGCTACCGAAGAAGACCTGGCCGCCATTGATGAAAAGATCAAAGCGCAGGTACAGGAATCGGTCGAGTTTGCTGAGACCTCCCCGTACCCTACCGCCGATGAGCTGTTCAAGGATGTGTACGTGCAGCAGGACTATCCTTATATTCGCGACTAG
- a CDS encoding pseudouridine synthase, which translates to MKPFEPKGTWAGQPYRHEDKPAVPRGDRGERNRKFNKVGPNPAPAAAPQKAFDNDEYRAPERGADLGPDREIRPARPFDFRGRPDEGTFERERPRSAPDRREGGAGPRSSGERPAFGSRPPFDRKDSGSRPYGNRNESNSRPAYGDRPQARPYGDKREARPYGEGGKDRTYGDKREARPYGERSERPYEKRDARPAGADKRTDRDAPSNRAGKLKYGEVAGVAPEYKNLKFYEEDKNRGNKRRREEEETNSDEIRLNRYIANAGICSRREADSLIVAGEIKVNGEVITELGYKVKPTDTVQYGKTNLNREKLVYVLLNKPKDFITTTEDPEGRRTVMELVASASKERIFPVGRLDRNTTGLLLFTNDGEVAQKLSHPSHKNKKIYQVELDKPLTEEHLKQITAGLELEDGKAEVDDVAVVAGNPHFVGVEIHIGRNRIVRRIFEHLGYDVVTLDRVQYAGLTKKDLPRGKWRFLSEKEVIRLKYFM; encoded by the coding sequence GTGAAACCCTTTGAGCCAAAAGGTACCTGGGCCGGCCAGCCATACCGGCACGAGGATAAGCCCGCCGTACCCCGCGGCGACCGGGGCGAGCGGAACCGCAAATTCAATAAAGTAGGCCCCAACCCGGCGCCGGCTGCGGCCCCACAAAAGGCTTTCGATAACGACGAATACCGGGCCCCGGAGCGCGGCGCGGATCTGGGCCCGGACCGTGAAATCCGTCCGGCCCGCCCCTTCGATTTCCGGGGTCGTCCGGATGAAGGTACGTTTGAGCGGGAGCGGCCCCGCAGCGCGCCTGACCGCCGTGAAGGTGGTGCCGGCCCCCGCAGCTCTGGCGAGCGGCCCGCCTTTGGCAGCCGCCCCCCCTTTGACCGCAAAGACAGCGGCAGCCGCCCCTATGGCAACCGAAACGAAAGTAACAGCCGCCCTGCTTACGGCGACCGGCCGCAGGCGCGCCCTTACGGCGATAAGCGCGAAGCCCGACCCTATGGCGAGGGAGGAAAAGACCGTACCTATGGTGACAAGCGCGAAGCACGCCCGTATGGCGAAAGAAGTGAGCGGCCGTATGAGAAGCGCGACGCCCGCCCAGCCGGCGCGGATAAGCGCACTGACCGGGATGCGCCTTCTAACCGTGCAGGTAAGCTGAAATACGGCGAAGTGGCCGGCGTAGCCCCCGAGTACAAGAACCTCAAGTTTTACGAGGAAGATAAAAACCGGGGTAACAAGCGCCGCCGCGAGGAAGAAGAAACCAACTCCGACGAAATCCGCCTGAACCGCTACATTGCCAACGCTGGTATCTGCTCCCGCCGGGAGGCAGACTCGCTGATTGTAGCGGGCGAAATTAAGGTGAATGGAGAGGTAATTACTGAGCTGGGCTACAAGGTGAAACCCACCGACACGGTGCAGTACGGCAAAACCAACCTGAACCGCGAAAAGCTGGTGTATGTACTGCTGAATAAGCCCAAGGACTTCATCACCACCACCGAAGACCCTGAAGGTCGGCGGACGGTGATGGAACTGGTGGCCAGCGCTTCGAAAGAGCGTATTTTCCCGGTAGGCCGCCTGGACCGCAATACCACCGGCCTGCTGCTGTTCACCAATGATGGGGAGGTAGCGCAGAAACTCTCGCACCCCTCGCATAAAAACAAGAAAATCTATCAGGTAGAGCTGGACAAGCCCCTGACGGAGGAGCACCTGAAGCAGATTACGGCTGGCTTGGAGCTGGAAGATGGCAAGGCTGAAGTGGATGACGTGGCCGTAGTGGCCGGCAACCCGCATTTTGTGGGCGTTGAGATTCACATTGGCCGTAACCGCATTGTGCGCCGCATTTTTGAGCACCTGGGCTACGATGTGGTAACCCTGGACCGCGTGCAGTATGCCGGCCTGACCAAGAAGGACCTGCCCCGCGGCAAATGGCGTTTCCTGTCCGAGAAAGAAGTTATCCGCCTGAAATATTTTATGTAG
- a CDS encoding rhomboid family intramembrane serine protease produces MLTLSPTLVLTLLTAAISVYAWSNHQLLESWILSPYKVKRQSEWYRFLTSGFLHADWMHLIFNMLAFYSFSPIVEGVFVGQFGTTWGLLAFLLLYLGGIILSDIPTYMRHRDDRDYRSLGASGGVASVIFASVLFQPTAGIRIFPLPFDIPGFIFGFLYLGYSYYMGRKRGDNINHDAHFYGALYGVVLTLALIPEVGPYFLGKILEYIS; encoded by the coding sequence ATGCTCACTCTGAGCCCCACCCTCGTTCTTACTCTTCTTACGGCTGCCATTTCGGTGTATGCCTGGTCCAACCATCAGCTGCTGGAAAGCTGGATTCTGAGCCCTTACAAGGTGAAGCGCCAAAGCGAGTGGTACCGATTCCTCACCTCCGGCTTCCTGCACGCCGACTGGATGCACCTGATTTTTAACATGCTGGCCTTTTACTCGTTCAGCCCCATTGTGGAAGGTGTGTTTGTGGGGCAGTTTGGTACTACCTGGGGCCTGCTGGCTTTCCTGCTGCTATACCTGGGCGGCATCATCCTCTCCGATATCCCCACCTACATGCGCCACCGCGACGACCGGGACTACCGCAGTCTGGGAGCCTCAGGCGGTGTGGCTTCCGTCATCTTCGCCAGCGTGTTGTTTCAGCCCACTGCCGGTATCCGCATCTTCCCGTTGCCTTTTGATATTCCTGGCTTCATCTTTGGCTTCCTTTACTTGGGCTATTCCTACTACATGGGCCGGAAGCGGGGCGATAATATCAACCACGATGCCCACTTCTATGGAGCTTTGTATGGAGTAGTGCTTACGCTGGCGCTTATTCCGGAAGTAGGCCCTTACTTCCTGGGTAAGATCTTAGAATACATTTCATAA
- a CDS encoding type III pantothenate kinase: MHLLTLDIGNTAAKLGYFMEGELVQQKAGLLPEQVVDMVSRLRPDHAIIATVSARPVVEWVQELQPYVRGTVLPFAPATTPLPLRNAYDTPHTLGADRLAAAVGAATLFPGQDALILDAGTALKADWVEGGHTFRGGSIAPGLQLRFQALHTFTGRLPLVEAPALAEEVPLTGTDTPSAIRSGVVNGMAAEMNGILAQYRQQSPHLSAVLTGGDGPFFEPRLKGRIFAIPELVLLGLHRILVHNVK; encoded by the coding sequence ATGCACTTACTCACCCTCGACATTGGTAACACAGCGGCAAAGCTGGGCTATTTCATGGAGGGTGAGTTGGTGCAGCAGAAGGCCGGTTTGCTTCCGGAGCAGGTAGTGGATATGGTTTCCCGTCTGCGGCCGGATCATGCTATTATTGCCACCGTTTCAGCCCGCCCGGTAGTGGAATGGGTGCAGGAACTGCAGCCGTATGTGCGGGGCACGGTGCTGCCTTTTGCCCCGGCCACTACACCTCTCCCCCTGCGGAATGCTTACGACACGCCCCATACGCTGGGGGCCGACCGTTTAGCCGCCGCTGTAGGAGCCGCCACTCTTTTCCCTGGGCAGGATGCGCTTATTCTGGATGCGGGAACGGCCCTGAAGGCCGATTGGGTGGAAGGCGGCCATACGTTTCGGGGGGGCAGTATTGCGCCGGGACTGCAGCTGCGGTTTCAGGCTTTGCATACTTTCACGGGGCGGCTGCCGTTGGTAGAGGCGCCTGCGCTGGCAGAAGAAGTGCCGCTAACCGGTACTGATACGCCGTCGGCCATTCGTAGTGGTGTGGTGAATGGTATGGCGGCCGAAATGAATGGAATACTGGCCCAGTATCGTCAGCAAAGTCCGCACTTGTCGGCCGTTCTGACCGGTGGCGACGGGCCTTTCTTTGAACCGCGGCTGAAAGGACGCATCTTTGCAATTCCCGAGTTGGTTCTGCTCGGGCTTCACCGAATTCTGGTGCATAATGTCAAGTAA
- a CDS encoding DUF721 domain-containing protein translates to MKKHNSNPNSRQGDIVPLKDGITALLKAYRLQGKLNEVTVVASWERVMGKAVAMKTQQVYVSNGKLFVRLSSAPLKHELVMAKTRVLDIINAEVGEQVISEVIFL, encoded by the coding sequence TTGAAAAAGCATAATTCCAACCCAAATTCTCGTCAGGGTGATATTGTGCCTTTGAAGGACGGCATTACGGCGTTGCTAAAGGCGTACCGCCTCCAGGGGAAGCTAAATGAGGTCACGGTCGTAGCCAGTTGGGAACGGGTAATGGGGAAGGCTGTAGCCATGAAAACCCAACAGGTCTATGTGAGCAATGGCAAGCTGTTCGTGCGCCTAAGCTCTGCCCCGCTCAAGCATGAGCTGGTTATGGCTAAGACCCGGGTATTGGATATCATCAATGCCGAGGTGGGTGAGCAGGTAATTTCAGAGGTTATCTTTTTGTAG